One Acidimicrobiia bacterium genomic window, ATGACCTTGGCGAGCATCGGGTCGAAATCGAGCCCCACCGTGGAGCCGGTGGCGACCCCGGTGTCCCAGCGCACCTCGGGTTCGGCGGGAGGTACGAAGGCCGCGAGGGTGCCGATGGCGGGCAGGAAGCCCGCCGCTACATCCTCGGCGTAGAGGCGGGCCTCGATGGCGTGGCCTGTCCACGACACGTCGGCCTGTCCGTAGCCGAGCGGTTCGCCCGCCGCGATGCGGATCTGTTCGCGCACCAGATCGATCCCGGTTACCGCCTCGGTTACGGGGTGCTCCACCTGCAGGCGGGTGTTCACCTCGAGGAAGAAGAACTCCCCGGTGGTCTCCTCCAGGAGGAATTCGACCGTGCCGGTGGATTGGTAGCCGAGGGCGCCGGCGAGGGCGAGAGCGGCCGCTCCCATCTTGGTGCGCAGGGTGGTGTCTACCGCCGACGACGGCGACTCCTCGATGATCTTCTGGTGGCGTCGCTGGATCGAGCATTCCCGCTCGCCGAGGTGCAGCAGACCACCGTGGGCATCGCCAAGAATCTGTATCTCGATGTGTCGGGCCCGCTCGAGGTAGCGCTCCAGGAAAACCCGGTCATCACCGAATCCGCTGGCGGCTTCCCGGCGAGCGGCCGCCACGGCTTCGGAGAGTTGGGAGGGGTCGGCGGCGATCCGCATCCCTTTACCGCCGCCCCCGGCGGCCGCTTTCACGAGGATCGGGTACCCCAGTGCGCCGGCGTCGGCTACGTCCTGCGAGGAGGCCAGGGTGGGAACCCCTGCCGCCTCGGCGAGTACTTTGGCGGCGATCTTGTCGCCCATGGCCTCGATGATCTCCGGGGAGGGTCCGATCCATACGAGCCCGGCCTGGGTAACGGCGGTGGCGAAGACGGCGTTCTCCGACAGGAATCCGTAGCCAGGGTGGATGGCATCGGCTCCGGTGGCCACCGCCGCTGCGATGATGGCGTCGCCGTCGAGGTATCCGTTGGGGAGGAGCACGGCTTCGTCAGCGTCGGCCACGAATGGGCTGTTGGCATCGGCGGGGGCGTAGACGGCCACGCACTGGAGGCCCATGGCGCGCGCGGTGCGGAACACGCGGCCGGCGATCTCGCCGCGATTGGCGACGAGCAGGCGCCTGATCACAGTGGGGCTCACAGTCGAAACACGCCGTAGCCGTCGGCACCCTCGATGGGTTTGTTGCGTACCACCGAGAGGCACATTCCCAACACGGTGCGCGTATCGCGCGGGTCGATGATTCCGTCGTCGCTGATGGCGCCAGTGGCGCGCAGGGCGAGCGATCCGCTTTCCTGCACGGCCTCCACCATCTCCACGATCTTGGCGTCCTCGTCCTCATCGAACGGCTCACCCTGGCGGGCGGCCTGGCCTCGCCGGACGATCGACATCACCCCGGCGATCTGCTTGGGTCCCATCACCGCCACCTTGGCCGTGGGCCAGAGGAAGGTGAAGCGGTTCCCGAACGCTCGGCCAGACATCCCGTAGGTGCCGGCGCCGTAGGACGAGCCGATGATCACGGTGAGGTGCGGCACGGTGGAGTTGGTGACGGCGTTGAGCATTTGCGAGCCCTTTTTGATGATCCCGGCCGCCTCGAAGTCGCGGCCCACCATGAAACCGGTGATGTTTTGCAGGAACACCAAGGGAACGTCGATCTGGTTGCAGAGTTGGATGAAATGGGCCGCCTTCTCCGCCGAGTCGGGGTAGAGCACCCCGTTGTTGCCCACCATCCCCACCGGATACCCGTGGATCGAAGCCCATCCACACACGAGGGTGGGGCCGTAGCGGGCCTTGAACTCCTCGAAGCGGGAGCCGTCGACCACTCGGGCGATGACGTCTCGCATTTCTA contains:
- a CDS encoding carbamoyl-phosphate synthase L chain ATP-binding protein, whose amino-acid sequence is MIRRLLVANRGEIAGRVFRTARAMGLQCVAVYAPADANSPFVADADEAVLLPNGYLDGDAIIAAAVATGADAIHPGYGFLSENAVFATAVTQAGLVWIGPSPEIIEAMGDKIAAKVLAEAAGVPTLASSQDVADAGALGYPILVKAAAGGGGKGMRIAADPSQLSEAVAAARREAASGFGDDRVFLERYLERARHIEIQILGDAHGGLLHLGERECSIQRRHQKIIEESPSSAVDTTLRTKMGAAALALAGALGYQSTGTVEFLLEETTGEFFFLEVNTRLQVEHPVTEAVTGIDLVREQIRIAAGEPLGYGQADVSWTGHAIEARLYAEDVAAGFLPAIGTLAAFVPPAEPEVRWDTGVATGSTVGLDFDPMLAKVIAHAPTRSEAAGRLALALDRLHVGGITTNQAFLTATLRHPAFLAGDTTTDFIERVRPGGTPALDDTALMRLAITAALWQQGHHRHHAPVLRGFPSGWRNARLPAQQATFARGEQSVAVTYRAQRDGSFRVGDTTLARVHQWSEERIDVEIDGRRSVSRITRSGSRLHIQTGNGTVEIDIVSRFPPPTVAIAAGGLVAPMPGVASDVRVAVGDTVTAGQILVVLEAMKMEHHITAANNGTVVEVLVRAGEQVRNSQVLLIIEAPNSPDEEEIS